The genomic DNA TAATGTCCCTCCCTGAATCCCTATTACTATGTTTATTTCCCTCAGGTGTATTTTTGGACCGTTGTGGTCAAGTCATCACCAATTTAACCAGAGACGATGAAGTTTATATTGTTAATTTCCCTCCCGATTGTTTTGAGTACATCATGGAGATCTATACAAAGGCGCACGACGATTTATATAATCATCCCGTGGAGAGGTTTTTCGATAGACCATCAAGTAGTTTTGTCTCTAATGCAAAAGGGTTTTTCGGACTAAACAATAACAGTTCAATCTCAGGCAACAATGAACAAGACATTTTACATCAAAAGCCTGCTATTATCGTTTTGAGAGAAGATTTGGACTACTATTGCGTCCCTCAGGAACAATTTCGCTTTGATTCTACcaacgaagaaaataatgagGACTTGTTGCGACATTTTATGGCTCAAGTGAAAATGGCTGCTGGCAGTTATTTGACTTCAAAGACATCGATTTTTCAAGGTTTGTATTCTTCGAATAGACTaaagcaacaacagcaacaaaatCTAATTGAGAAGGAAACAGACTCTACTTCAAAGGCAAAATCCATTTCTAAAAAACTGGGGCCCGCCGAACAGCATCTGATGGATATGCTATGCTCTTCCGGGTTCACAAAGGAAACTTGCTGGGGCAACAGAACTCAAGAAACTGGTAAAACAGTCATAAGTTCATTATCTCTTTGCCGGTTGGCCAATGAGACCACCGAAGAGTTTAGGAAGAAATTCAACGGGGCAAGGGCCAAGTGGGAAGCCGAGCATAAACCCTTTCAAGACAACCCCATCACCCCAATGCAATCAAACGTCTCAGTCAACTCTTTATCTGTAAGTAAATCTAACAGTACCCTTTCCACGGCTAGAAATACTACCAGTGGAGGTTCCTTACCTTCTGCTGGACGCGATAAGAGAAAATCAAGACTTTCGAAACTAGCCGATAACGTTCGTTCTCATTCCTCATCAAGACATAGTTCgcaaacaagaaaca from Saccharomyces eubayanus strain FM1318 chromosome VIII, whole genome shotgun sequence includes the following:
- the WHI2 gene encoding Whi2p gives rise to the protein MDDIITQVSPGNAEPAPILQEQHQQQQNSQYEGNEEDYGDSLIHLNIQENHYFITRDQLMSLPESLLLCLFPSGVFLDRCGQVITNLTRDDEVYIVNFPPDCFEYIMEIYTKAHDDLYNHPVERFFDRPSSSFVSNAKGFFGLNNNSSISGNNEQDILHQKPAIIVLREDLDYYCVPQEQFRFDSTNEENNEDLLRHFMAQVKMAAGSYLTSKTSIFQGLYSSNRLKQQQQQNLIEKETDSTSKAKSISKKLGPAEQHLMDMLCSSGFTKETCWGNRTQETGKTVISSLSLCRLANETTEEFRKKFNGARAKWEAEHKPFQDNPITPMQSNVSVNSLSVSKSNSTLSTARNTTSGGSLPSAGRDKRKSRLSKLADNVRSHSSSRHSSQTRNKLQELPKLYDLVPKPNINAKLLLFWRKPARKCWWGEEDIELEVEVFGSWKDEANRVIELVLPTNADPEAELNKITVPVRLHIRRVWTLELSVIGVQ